A window of Rufibacter sp. LB8 contains these coding sequences:
- a CDS encoding 3-hydroxyacyl-CoA dehydrogenase family protein, with product MNTLVLATPEQEAEFSLKFPNRFYLHIQDPAELAHFLPQAHLVFDFLLHEQPERLKDYNTAARGEKLIVFCNAAKLQLAALAAEHGPVNFHLCGMNALPTFFNREVLELSVLREASKREVDKACVFLATLYELVQDRVGMVTPRVICMIINEACYTLQEGTATQEDIDQGMKLGTNYPFGPFEWANKIGIKNVYELLQAVYEDTKDERYKICPLLKTKYLKGEEF from the coding sequence ATGAATACATTGGTGTTGGCCACCCCCGAGCAAGAGGCAGAGTTCAGCCTGAAATTTCCTAACCGCTTCTACCTGCACATACAAGACCCCGCCGAGCTGGCGCATTTTTTGCCGCAGGCGCACCTGGTCTTCGATTTTCTGCTGCATGAACAGCCCGAACGCCTGAAAGACTACAATACCGCTGCCCGCGGCGAAAAACTGATTGTCTTCTGCAACGCCGCCAAACTGCAACTTGCTGCCCTCGCTGCTGAACACGGCCCCGTGAACTTCCATCTTTGCGGCATGAACGCCCTGCCCACCTTCTTCAACCGTGAAGTCCTGGAACTCAGCGTCCTCCGCGAGGCCTCCAAGCGCGAAGTGGACAAAGCCTGCGTCTTTCTGGCCACGCTTTACGAACTGGTACAGGACCGTGTAGGCATGGTCACGCCGCGTGTCATCTGCATGATTATCAATGAGGCCTGCTACACCCTGCAAGAAGGTACCGCCACCCAGGAAGACATTGACCAAGGCATGAAACTGGGCACCAACTATCCCTTCGGGCCGTTTGAATGGGCGAATAAAATTGGCATTAAAAACGTCTATGAACTGCTGCAGGCCGTCTATGAAGACACCAAAGACGAACGCTACAAAATCTGCCCGCTGCTGAAGACTAAGTATTTGAAAGGAGAAGAGTTTTAG
- a CDS encoding DUF1501 domain-containing protein — translation MKRRAFLKSGALAMFVAGLGGVPNFLAQAAGSRKLLLPYKRNKILVCIFQRGAMDGLMAVTPFTDDYLKKARPSLFLSPAKSEAKPLLDLDGKFGLHPSMQPFERLFRENRLAIVHGMGSPNPTRSHFDAQDYMETGTPFRKGTSSGWLNRAVGLLGHEAATPFQAISLTSALPKAFYGDHSAVAISNLQDFAIQPRGSQLGAMEAAKSFEELYDQTSSSLLNKTGKDSFEAMKMLKSVDTQNYKPANNAAYPNSPLGNSLKQIAQLIKMDVGLEIAFAESGGWDTHYNQGAAQGPFARNVQDLSQSMTAFWTDLDAYQDEVDVMTMTEFGRTVKQNGSNGTDHGRGSCMFLLGNNVNGGLVHGNVPNLAPENLEDGRDLPVTTDFRSIFSEVAGRHLNITNRNVLFPDYEGAPLGVMRKG, via the coding sequence ATGAAACGGAGAGCATTCTTGAAATCTGGAGCCTTGGCCATGTTTGTAGCCGGCTTGGGCGGCGTGCCTAATTTTCTAGCGCAGGCCGCTGGCAGCCGCAAGCTGCTGTTGCCCTACAAACGAAACAAAATACTGGTCTGCATTTTCCAGCGCGGTGCCATGGACGGCCTGATGGCGGTCACCCCGTTCACCGATGATTATCTCAAGAAAGCCCGCCCTAGCCTATTCCTATCTCCTGCCAAATCTGAGGCGAAACCCTTGCTGGACTTAGACGGGAAATTCGGGCTGCACCCATCCATGCAACCGTTTGAGCGATTATTCAGGGAAAACCGATTGGCCATTGTGCACGGCATGGGCTCGCCCAACCCTACCCGCTCCCACTTTGACGCGCAGGACTACATGGAAACCGGCACACCTTTCAGAAAAGGCACATCCAGCGGCTGGCTTAACCGTGCCGTTGGGTTGCTGGGCCACGAAGCTGCCACCCCATTCCAAGCCATTAGTTTGACTTCGGCCTTGCCGAAAGCGTTTTACGGCGACCATTCGGCGGTGGCCATCAGCAATTTACAGGACTTCGCCATTCAACCGCGCGGGAGCCAGCTAGGAGCCATGGAAGCGGCTAAGAGTTTCGAGGAACTCTATGACCAAACCTCCTCTTCATTACTGAACAAAACCGGCAAAGACAGCTTTGAGGCCATGAAGATGCTGAAATCCGTGGATACCCAAAACTACAAACCGGCCAACAATGCAGCGTATCCCAATAGTCCGCTAGGCAATTCATTGAAACAGATTGCGCAGTTAATTAAGATGGATGTCGGGCTGGAGATTGCTTTTGCTGAATCTGGCGGCTGGGACACGCATTACAATCAAGGCGCGGCGCAAGGCCCGTTTGCCCGTAACGTACAAGACCTGAGCCAAAGCATGACCGCTTTCTGGACGGATCTAGACGCCTACCAAGACGAAGTGGATGTGATGACTATGACCGAGTTCGGGCGTACCGTGAAACAGAACGGCAGCAACGGCACCGACCATGGCCGCGGCTCTTGTATGTTCTTGTTGGGCAACAATGTCAACGGCGGCTTGGTACACGGCAACGTCCCCAACCTCGCCCCAGAAAACCTGGAAGACGGCCGTGATTTACCGGTGACCACTGATTTCAGGAGCATTTTCAGCGAAGTAGCGGGTCGGCATTTGAACATCACCAACCGCAATGTCCTTTTCCCAGATTATGAAGGCGCACCGCTGGGTGTGATGCGGAAAGGCTAA